In Topomyia yanbarensis strain Yona2022 chromosome 2, ASM3024719v1, whole genome shotgun sequence, one DNA window encodes the following:
- the LOC131679351 gene encoding uncharacterized protein LOC131679351, with amino-acid sequence MSVNDRPQFVNLKRLCHNCLRGDHMVRQCPCDMNCRKCNQRHHTLLHTGQTAGPKKFSNDATSRSINSIEPAVKATSSSTNVISEQTIVAAAEDVSIVSASLQQPRENVFLLTVIVNVVDAYGQHHPARALLDSASQPNLITNRMARILRLKKHPVNVTVQGAGQVSKVISESVYAQVSSRKEPFSCGVSFLVIDKVTANLPSHNVSIAEWRIPKDLFIADPTFHKSHPIDMVLGAKHFNSFFPNTARIQLHGNLPLLVDSVFGWIVAGSADSILPTQRVSSSPSSIVTVSMVSLEESLERFWKMEELTTKDNYSIEERRCETLYQATVARNPDGRYMVRLPRKPDFDDMLGESKASALRRFEYLERRLERNSDLKLEYHRFMQEYLDLGHMQLTKTTGAESSKSFYLPHHPVIKEASSTTKVRVVFDGSAKTSTGFSLNDALCVGPVVQDELLTTMLRFRTYPIALVGDIAKMYRQVLMHPDDVPLQRIFWRFSPDQPVQTFDLLTVTYGLAPSSFLATRTLLQLADDEGQSYPLGRRALRKGFYVDDFISGEQSIEKAIRLREEISELLEKGGFVLRKWTSNRLEVLHGLNADQIGTQSPLEFTPHETVKALGIIWEPEGDFLRFDSQVQHDGKPPTKRSI; translated from the coding sequence ATGTCTGTGAATGATCGGCCGCAATTTGTAAATCTGAAGCGATTGTGCCACAATTGCCTGAGAGGAGATCACATGGTACGTCAATGCCCCTGTGATATGAACTGCAGAAAATGTAACCAGCGCCACCATACTCTTCTGCATACGGGCCAAACCGCCGGCCCAAAGAAGTTCAGCAACGACGCGACTTCTCGTTCAATTAATTCCATCGAGCCTGCTGTCAAGGCTACTTCGTCGTCTACTAACGTAATCTCTGAGCAAAccattgttgctgctgctgaagATGTTTCGATTGTTAGTGCTTCCCTTCAGCAACCTCGTGAAAACGTTTTCTTATTGACTGTCATCGTCAACGTCGTCGATGCTTATGGGCAGCATCACCCTGCACGCGCTTTACTGGACAGCGCATCGCAGCCAAATCTGATCACCAACCGCATGGCTCGTATTCTCCGCTTAAAGAAGCATCCCGTCAACGTTACTGTCCAAGGGGCCGGACAAGTGTCAAAAGTCATTAGCGAATCTGTCTACGCCCAAGTCAGCTCAAGGAAGGAACCTTTCTCTTGTGGTGTTAGCTTCCTCGTAATTGATAAAGTGACGGCCAATCTTCCATCGCATAATGTCTCCATAGCCGAATGGAGAATTCCAAAGGATCTCTTTATCGCGGATCCAACATTCCACAAGAGCCATCCGATCGATATGGTGCTCGGAGCTAAGCATTTTAACTCCTTCTTCCCGAATACCGCACGCATACAATTGCATGGCAATCTCCCACTCCTAGTTGACAGCGTTTTTGGGTGGATCGTTGCGGGTTCGGCTGATTCAATTCTTCCAACACAGAGAGTATCTTCCAGTCCCAGCAGTATCGTAACTGTATCGATGGTTTCCTTGGAAGAAAGTCTGGAGCGTTTTTGGAAAATGGAAGAACTGACAACCAAGGACAACTACTCCATCGAAGAGAGGCGTTGTGAAACCCTCTACCAAGCGACGGTCGCCAGAAACCCCGATGGACGATACATGGTTCGCCTTCCTCGAAAACCTGACTTTGACGATATGCTGGGCGAGTCTAAGGCAAGCGCATTGCGACGATTCGAATATTTGGAGCGACGCTTGGAACGAAACTCCGACCTAAAACTAGAGTACCACCGTTTCATGCAAGAATACCTCGACCTTGGCCATATGCAGCTGACCAAAACAACTGGCGCCGAAAGCTCCAAATCTTTTTACTTACCGCACCATCCTGTCATCAAAGAAGCGAGTTCCACGACGAAAGTTCGTGTTGTGTTCGATGGTTCGGCAAAAACATCTACCGGTTTCTCCCTCAACGATGCCCTCTGTGTTGGTCCAGTAGTTCAAGACGAGCTACTTACCACAATGCTACGGTTTCGCACGTACCCAATTGCTTTAGTCGGTGACATAGCGAAAATGTATCGACAAGTCCTCATGCACCCAGATGATGTTCCACTGCAGCGAATTTTCTGGCGATTTTCCCCCGACCAACCAGTGCAAACCTTCGACTTACTTACCGTTACTTACGGGTTAGCTCCGTCATCATTTTTGGCAACTCGTACACTGCTACAGCTAGCTGACGATGAAGGTCAGTCCTATCCCCTCGGCCGCAGGGCTCTCCGGAAAGGCTTTTACGTCGACGATTTCATCAGCGGGGAGCAATCGATCGAAAAAGCCATCCGCCTACGCGAAGAAATCAGCGAATTACTTGAGAAGGGAGGATTTGTTCTTCGCAAGTGGACTTCCAATCGACTCGAAGTCCTACACGGATTAAACGCCGACCAAATCGGCACTCAATCCCCTCTGGAGTTCACCCCCCACGAAACGGTGAAAGCTCTGGGAATAATTTGGGAACCAGAAGGAGATTTTCTTCGATTCGATTCGCAAGTGCAACACGACGGCAAACCGCCCACCAAACGATCAATTTGA
- the LOC131679352 gene encoding uncharacterized protein LOC131679352 encodes MQQLWLLPIEWDDPVPKNIRVNWEKYHNELPKITAHRVSRYAFLPCSTMQLHTFADASELAYGACTYARCQDEQGNVKIELLAAKSRVAPLKRLIIARLELCAAVLAAHLHDRVKRALDIDVSASIFWSDSAIVLQWLQSSPNTWQTFVGNRVSEVQHFTRGYQWKHVAGIENPADLVSRGMSVDEFLASTLWKEGPHWLLLPDREWTSSNPPSVAEEILEVRHIVATVQSVSSVNALFLRWSSYTRLLHVTGYCLRFLLNAHAKARTQPPPNAEPVAKSLSVEILTKAKLTLIRLAQQDAFSPEIKELERGKPISKRSHVRQMSPFLDQEKVMRVGGRLKLAQLPYQMKHPALLPSFHPLSRLIAMNYHEKMLHAGGRLLLSAMREEFWPLHGRRLARSTVRKCFRCARLNPVPAHQHIGQLPVHRIIPSRPFSIVGVDYAGPLYLKPIHKRAASAKAYICLFVCFATKAVHIELVSDLSTQAFLCALRRFIARRGRPARIHSDNGKNFEGAKNELPELFAMLQNSEVNEQIASTCADEGITRHLVPPKAPHFGGLWEAAVKVAKKHLHRQLGPSRLSFEDVSTVFTQIEALMNSRPLLPMLDDPDELAALTPAHFLIGTSMLALPDPDHRNIPVNRLDHYQKLQLHVQKF; translated from the coding sequence ATGCAGCAGTTGTGGCTACTACCAATTGAGTGGGATGATCCAGTTCCCAAAAATATTCGTGTCAACTGGGAAAAGTATCACAACGAATTGCCGAAAATTACCGCGCACAGAGTAAGTCGCTACGCATTTCTACCCTGTTCCACCATGCAATTGCATACCTTCGCCGACGCGTCCGAACTAGCCTACGGCGCGTGCACCTACGCCCGTTGCCAAGACGAACAAGGAAACGTAAAAATCGAACTTCTTGCCGCCAAGTCCCGTGTTGCTCCGCTAAAACGACTGATTATCGCACGTCTGGAACTCTGCGCTGCAGTTTTGGCCGCTCATCTCCACGATCGAGTCAAACGAGCTCTCGATATTGACGTTTCTGCTTCCATTTTCTGGTCGGATTCTGCTATCGTTCTCCAATGGCTCCAATCATCTCCAAACACATGGCAAACCTTTGTGGGAAATAGAGTTTCGGAAGTGCAGCACTTCACTCGTGGCTATCAGTGGAAGCACGTTGCTGGTATCGAGAATCCCGCCGATTTGGTGTCCCGGGGTATGTCGGTCGACGAGTTCCTGGCTAGCACGTTATGGAAGGAAGGACCGCATTGGCTTCTTCTGCCGGATCGAGAATGGACCAGCTCTAACCCGCCAAGTGTGGCCGAGGAAATTCTAGAAGTTCGACACATCGTAGCTACCGTACAGTCAGTTTCATCAGTCAATGCATTGTTTCTCCGTTGGTCGTCATACACCCGCCTACTACACGTTACAGGCTACTGCCTTCGCTTTCTGTTGAACGCCCACGCCAAGGCCAGAACTCAGCCTCCCCCCAACGCAGAACCTGTTGCGAAATCACTGTCTGTGGAAATACTTACCAAAGCCAAACTTACCCTGATTCGCCTTGCTCAACAAGATGCATTTAGTCCTGAAATAAAAGAGTTGGAAAGGGGGAAACCTATATCAAAACGCTCACATGTACGCCAAATGAGTCCGTTTCTAGACCAGGAGAAAGTGATGAGGGTCGGAGGCCGTCTTAAACTAGCACAGTTACCCTACCAAATGAAACATCCCGCCCTACTACCCAGCTTTCATCCCCTATCACGTTTAATTGCCATGAACTATCATGAAAAAATGCTTCACGCCGGTGGGCGACTGCTATTATCAGCCATGCGCGAAGAGTTTTGGCCACTGCACGGTCGTCGCCTAGCACGTAGCACTGTGCGTAAATGCTTCCGCTGCGCTCGCCTTAATCCAGTGCCTGCTCATCAACACATCGGGCAGCTACCCGTTCACCGAATTATCCCCAGCCGTCCATTCAGTATCGTTGGAGTCGATTACGCTGGCCCGCTGTACCTTAAGCCGATCCACAAACGCGCAGCATCTGCAAAGGCGTACATCTGTTTGTTCGTCTGTTTCGCCACCAAAGCCGTCCACATTGAGCTCGTCAGCGATCTGTCCACTCAGGCTTTCCTATGTGCGCTTCGTCGTTTTATCGCCAGACGTGGTCGCCCAGCACGCATCCACTCagacaatggcaaaaactttgaAGGAGCTAAAAATGAATTACCGGAATTATTTGCCATGCTTCAAAACTCGGAAGTAAACGAACAGATCGCATCTACCTGTGCTGACGAAGGAATCACTAGGCACTTAGTTCCGCCAAAAGCGCCCCATTTCGGCGGGCTATGGGAAGCTGCCGTTAAAGTAGCTAAAAAGCATCTCCACCGCCAGCTCGGTCCGTCTCGACTGTCATTTGAGGATGTCAGCACTGTGTTCACTCAGATCGAAGCACTGATGAACTCCCGGCCGCTGCTTCCTATGTTGGACGATCCCGATGAATTAGCTGCACTAACACCTGCGCATTTTCTGATCGGAACCAGTATGCTAGCCTTGCCCGACCCAGACCATCGGAACATCCCTGTCAACCGACTGGATCACTACCAGAAACTGCAACTGCACGTCCAAAAATTTTAG